In Pseudomonas nunensis, a single window of DNA contains:
- a CDS encoding TerC/Alx family metal homeostasis membrane protein produces the protein MEVSHLGFPPLTIAVFVALALGAMILDMFTHRGDQPISLAKASAWSVFWILISFGFAGFLYVEHGPDVATLFITGYALEKVLSVDNLFVFMAIFAWFKVPNGLRHRVLYWGIIGAIVFRLIFVAIGTGLLALGPWVEVVFALIVAWTAVMMLRGGGDDEEEEDYSTHMAYRFAKKLFPVWPKLHGHDFFVRRKTLEAELTKPENKGMSLAAKGGLFATPLFLCLVVMEVSDVLFAFDSVPAVIAVSREPLIVFSAMLFAILGLRTMYFVLEALKRYLVHLEKAVIALLFFIAVKLGLNATDHLFHHGYNIDPNTSLLIVVVVLAIGIFASVIFPEKEVAPADNQ, from the coding sequence GTGGAAGTTTCTCACCTGGGTTTCCCCCCGCTGACCATCGCTGTGTTTGTGGCGCTGGCGCTCGGCGCGATGATCCTCGACATGTTCACCCATCGCGGTGACCAGCCGATCAGCCTCGCCAAAGCGTCGGCCTGGTCGGTGTTCTGGATTCTCATCTCGTTTGGCTTTGCAGGGTTTCTGTACGTCGAACACGGTCCGGATGTCGCGACCCTGTTCATCACCGGCTATGCGCTGGAAAAAGTCCTGAGCGTGGACAACCTGTTCGTGTTCATGGCGATCTTCGCCTGGTTCAAAGTGCCGAATGGCTTGCGCCACCGGGTCCTGTACTGGGGCATTATCGGCGCGATCGTTTTCCGCCTGATCTTCGTGGCTATCGGTACTGGCTTGCTGGCGCTGGGGCCGTGGGTCGAAGTGGTCTTTGCCCTGATCGTGGCCTGGACGGCAGTCATGATGCTCAGAGGCGGCGGTGACGACGAAGAAGAAGAGGATTACTCCACGCACATGGCTTACCGCTTCGCGAAGAAGCTGTTCCCGGTGTGGCCGAAACTGCATGGTCATGACTTCTTCGTGCGCCGCAAGACGCTGGAAGCCGAACTGACCAAACCGGAAAACAAGGGCATGTCGCTGGCGGCCAAGGGCGGTCTGTTCGCCACGCCACTGTTCCTGTGCCTGGTGGTCATGGAAGTGTCCGATGTGTTGTTTGCCTTCGACTCCGTCCCGGCGGTTATCGCGGTCAGCCGCGAACCGCTGATCGTGTTCTCGGCGATGCTCTTCGCGATCCTCGGCCTGCGGACCATGTACTTCGTACTGGAAGCCCTCAAGCGCTACCTGGTTCACCTGGAAAAAGCCGTCATCGCGCTGCTGTTTTTCATTGCGGTGAAGCTCGGCCTGAATGCGACTGACCACCTGTTCCATCACGGTTACAACATCGACCCGAACACCAGTCTGCTCATCGTTGTTGTGGTGCTGGCCATCGGCATCTTCGCCAGTGTGATCTTCCCGGAAAAGGAAGTTGCCCCGGCTGATAACCAGTAA
- a CDS encoding TerD family protein, which translates to MALTLQKGGNLSLSKTDPSLTKILVGLGWDPRATDGTEFDLDASAFLLGANGKVRGDADFIFYNQLKSADGSIEHTGDNRTGAGDGDDEVLKIDLSRVPADIDKIAFTVTIHDADARKQNFGQVGGSFIRVVNEITGAEIVRYDLAEDASTETAMIFAELYRNNGEWKFRAVGSGYAGGLKALANSYGMNF; encoded by the coding sequence ATGGCATTGACTCTTCAAAAAGGCGGCAATCTGTCCCTATCGAAGACCGATCCTTCGCTGACCAAGATTCTGGTCGGTCTGGGTTGGGATCCTCGCGCAACTGACGGCACGGAGTTTGACCTGGACGCAAGCGCGTTCCTGCTGGGTGCCAACGGCAAAGTGCGTGGTGACGCCGACTTTATTTTCTACAACCAGCTCAAAAGCGCTGACGGTTCCATCGAGCACACCGGTGACAACCGCACCGGTGCTGGCGATGGCGACGACGAAGTGCTGAAAATCGATTTGAGCCGCGTTCCGGCTGATATCGACAAGATCGCATTCACCGTCACCATCCACGACGCTGATGCACGCAAGCAAAACTTCGGTCAGGTCGGTGGTTCGTTCATTCGTGTAGTCAACGAAATCACCGGTGCCGAGATCGTTCGTTACGACCTGGCAGAAGACGCTTCAACTGAAACCGCGATGATCTTCGCCGAGCTGTATCGCAACAACGGCGAATGGAAATTCCGTGCCGTTGGTTCGGGCTATGCCGGCGGCCTGAAGGCACTGGCTAACTCGTACGGCATGAACTTCTAA
- a CDS encoding tellurite resistance TerB family protein — MLSWLKTNAALAREKLTTEVAKFKNKEFMEAVANSCAMVAAADGEVTSAEKMKMTGFINNSPELKVFNLTDVIKVFNDACGKFEFDFQIGQAEALKNISKIKGKDGAGRLLVRVACAIGASDGNFDDKEKAVCRLICLELGLPPADFEL, encoded by the coding sequence ATGTTGTCATGGTTGAAAACGAACGCGGCACTTGCCCGCGAAAAACTGACCACCGAAGTGGCCAAGTTCAAGAACAAAGAGTTCATGGAAGCGGTCGCCAATAGCTGTGCCATGGTTGCGGCGGCTGACGGTGAAGTCACCTCGGCAGAAAAAATGAAGATGACCGGGTTCATCAACAACTCGCCAGAGTTGAAGGTGTTCAACCTGACCGACGTCATCAAAGTCTTCAATGACGCGTGTGGCAAGTTCGAGTTTGACTTCCAGATCGGTCAAGCCGAAGCCCTGAAGAACATCAGCAAGATCAAGGGCAAGGACGGCGCAGGTCGCCTGCTCGTGCGCGTTGCGTGCGCCATCGGCGCGTCGGACGGTAATTTCGACGACAAGGAAAAAGCCGTTTGCCGCCTGATTTGCCTCGAGCTGGGTCTACCCCCAGCTGACTTTGAACTGTAA
- a CDS encoding TerD family protein: protein MTTLVPGGNAPVATGQVRIDISYSAIPGADIDVSAFVLGAAGKVRGDTDMCFYGQTNVLGGTVQMTESSAGRAVFTLDLSRLDAAVEKVALTATIYENKASFDRVSQLSLAVTGGIEAQIPTGGMKETALILGEFYRRQGEWKFRCVAQGFAGGLEPLAKYFGVEIAAPTPALVAAPAPAPVAAPAAPAAPAPAAAKSSVSLSKITLDKTRSSISLEKTAGGFGEIKVNLNWNKGKSGGFFSRNNAIDLDVGCLFELQDGSKGVVQALGNCFGELNHDPYIQLMGDDRTGAVSDGEWLHINGKHWGEIRRVLVFAFIYEGAPNWRETDGVVTIYVPGQPPIEVRLNEEGGRLGMCAIALLENEGGGVKVSRRVDFHKGHSFMDKAYGWGMRWAAGSK from the coding sequence ATGACAACCCTGGTACCTGGCGGAAACGCGCCGGTAGCCACCGGTCAGGTACGGATCGATATCAGCTACTCGGCCATCCCGGGTGCCGATATCGACGTGTCTGCATTCGTCCTGGGGGCCGCGGGGAAAGTCCGCGGCGACACCGATATGTGTTTCTACGGCCAGACCAACGTGCTGGGCGGAACGGTGCAGATGACCGAGTCCTCGGCCGGTCGCGCGGTCTTCACCCTTGATTTGTCGCGCCTCGATGCGGCGGTCGAGAAGGTGGCGCTGACGGCGACGATCTACGAGAACAAAGCCAGTTTTGACCGCGTGTCTCAGCTTTCGCTGGCCGTCACTGGCGGCATCGAAGCGCAGATTCCCACGGGTGGAATGAAGGAAACGGCCCTGATCCTCGGCGAGTTTTATCGCCGCCAGGGTGAGTGGAAGTTCCGTTGTGTCGCCCAGGGTTTCGCCGGTGGCCTGGAGCCGTTGGCCAAGTACTTCGGCGTTGAAATTGCCGCGCCGACTCCGGCTCTGGTTGCTGCTCCTGCGCCTGCTCCTGTTGCGGCGCCTGCCGCGCCTGCCGCGCCAGCACCGGCGGCAGCGAAGTCTTCGGTCAGCCTCAGCAAAATCACCCTCGACAAGACCCGCTCCTCCATCAGCCTGGAGAAAACGGCCGGAGGCTTCGGCGAGATCAAGGTCAACCTCAACTGGAACAAAGGCAAGTCCGGTGGCTTCTTCTCGCGAAACAACGCCATCGACCTCGACGTCGGTTGCCTGTTTGAGTTGCAGGACGGGTCCAAGGGCGTTGTTCAGGCGCTGGGCAATTGCTTCGGCGAGCTCAATCACGATCCGTACATTCAGTTGATGGGCGATGACCGTACCGGTGCCGTCAGCGATGGCGAATGGCTCCACATCAACGGTAAGCATTGGGGGGAAATCCGCCGGGTTCTGGTGTTTGCCTTCATCTATGAGGGTGCACCGAACTGGCGGGAGACCGATGGCGTCGTGACCATTTATGTCCCGGGCCAGCCACCTATCGAAGTTCGCCTGAATGAAGAGGGCGGTCGCCTCGGCATGTGTGCAATCGCTCTGCTGGAAAATGAGGGCGGCGGCGTCAAGGTGAGTCGACGCGTCGACTTCCACAAGGGGCATTCGTTCATGGACAAGGCTTACGGCTGGGGCATGCGCTGGGCGGCTGGCTCCAAGTAA
- a CDS encoding TerD family protein, producing the protein MAVSLSKGGNVSLSKEAPGLSEVLVGLGWDPRVTDGTEFDLDASIFIVGENGKVLDDNSFIFYNNKKSTDGSVEHMGDNRSGAGEGDDEQVTVKLTSLAPLVKKLVFAVTIHDSDARKQNFGQVSNGYIRVVNKADGKELARFDLSEDASTETAMIFGELYRSGEEFKFKAIGQGFAGGLKPLAESHGVSIG; encoded by the coding sequence ATGGCTGTAAGTCTTTCCAAAGGCGGCAACGTATCCCTCTCCAAAGAAGCGCCAGGCCTGAGCGAAGTGCTCGTGGGTCTGGGCTGGGATCCTCGTGTTACCGACGGCACCGAGTTCGACCTCGATGCGTCGATTTTCATCGTTGGTGAAAACGGCAAAGTGCTCGACGACAACAGCTTCATTTTCTACAACAACAAAAAGTCCACTGACGGCTCCGTTGAACACATGGGCGACAACCGCTCCGGTGCCGGCGAAGGCGACGATGAACAAGTGACCGTCAAACTGACTTCCCTGGCTCCGCTGGTGAAGAAGTTGGTATTCGCAGTCACCATCCACGACTCCGATGCACGCAAACAAAACTTCGGCCAGGTTTCCAACGGCTACATCCGCGTTGTGAACAAGGCTGACGGTAAAGAACTGGCACGTTTCGACCTGAGCGAAGACGCTTCGACCGAAACCGCCATGATCTTTGGCGAGCTGTATCGCAGCGGTGAAGAGTTCAAGTTCAAGGCGATCGGCCAGGGTTTTGCTGGCGGCCTGAAGCCTCTGGCT
- a CDS encoding TerD family protein, translating to MALTLTKNQTISLEKTAGGGLTAITLGLGWDPEKAGFMGRLMGNGGDVDLDASCILFDADYKPVDLVWFRQLTSRDGSIQHSGDNRTGEGDGDDETIRVDLQRLPATVKSLVFTVNSFTGQTFEKIANAYCRIVNASNKTELARFNLSEKGRHTGVVMASLVRENGGWEFKAIGQVTNGRTADDLVNLAVQAVRA from the coding sequence ATGGCCCTAACTCTGACTAAAAACCAAACAATTTCCCTGGAAAAAACTGCTGGCGGTGGCCTCACCGCTATCACGCTTGGCCTGGGCTGGGATCCGGAAAAAGCCGGGTTCATGGGGCGGTTGATGGGTAACGGTGGTGATGTCGACCTGGATGCTTCCTGCATTCTTTTCGATGCAGATTACAAACCAGTGGACCTGGTGTGGTTCCGTCAACTGACTTCCCGCGATGGTTCGATCCAGCATTCGGGTGACAACCGCACTGGCGAAGGCGATGGCGACGACGAAACGATCCGGGTTGATCTGCAGCGTCTGCCGGCCACCGTCAAATCCCTGGTGTTTACCGTGAACAGCTTCACTGGCCAGACCTTCGAAAAGATTGCCAACGCCTATTGCCGTATCGTTAACGCGAGCAACAAGACCGAACTGGCGCGCTTCAATCTTTCCGAGAAAGGTCGTCACACCGGTGTGGTCATGGCCAGTCTGGTACGTGAAAACGGCGGCTGGGAATTCAAGGCGATCGGTCAGGTGACCAATGGCCGTACCGCTGACGACCTGGTCAATCTGGCTGTGCAGGCGGTGCGTGCATGA
- a CDS encoding HAD-IB family hydrolase, translated as MTQEMLEMGPAGAKVLSVFDFDGTLTRHDSFVPFLKYAFGKLEFAKRLRLLAGPGVRYLTRRLSRDELKARLIAAFLTDAKEEWVRHKAAEFCGLHWTRLMRPAGLASVAAERQAGSEVTLCSASPALVLKPFADRLNIKLIATELEVVDGRLTGRISGDNCRCEAKVRRLEAVYGDLTQYRLRAWGDTRGDHELLAAAQDAHWRHFHPAWRRGRLRVTKTLARDAGVVPTATHPVEGSSENHEQPTINKERTDGPNSD; from the coding sequence ATGACTCAGGAAATGCTCGAGATGGGCCCAGCCGGGGCCAAGGTACTGTCGGTTTTTGACTTCGACGGCACGTTGACCCGGCACGACAGCTTCGTCCCCTTTCTGAAATATGCGTTTGGCAAACTTGAGTTCGCCAAGCGCTTGCGCCTGCTCGCCGGGCCAGGGGTGCGTTACCTGACGCGCCGCTTGTCTCGAGACGAACTCAAGGCACGGCTGATCGCCGCTTTCCTGACCGACGCCAAAGAAGAGTGGGTCCGGCACAAGGCCGCAGAATTCTGCGGATTGCATTGGACTCGCCTGATGCGTCCTGCCGGCCTGGCCTCTGTGGCCGCCGAAAGACAGGCAGGCAGCGAGGTCACGCTGTGCTCGGCCTCGCCGGCGCTGGTCCTGAAACCGTTTGCCGATCGGCTCAATATCAAGCTGATCGCGACTGAACTGGAAGTCGTCGATGGGCGCCTCACGGGGCGCATATCGGGCGACAACTGCCGCTGTGAAGCAAAAGTGCGACGACTTGAAGCGGTCTATGGAGATTTGACGCAATACCGATTGCGCGCCTGGGGCGACACCCGCGGCGACCACGAACTTTTGGCCGCTGCGCAAGACGCGCACTGGCGACATTTCCACCCCGCATGGCGTCGAGGACGCCTTCGGGTCACCAAGACCTTGGCTCGAGACGCAGGCGTTGTGCCGACGGCGACTCATCCGGTTGAGGGAAGCAGCGAAAACCACGAGCAACCGACGATCAACAAGGAGCGTACCGATGGCCCTAACTCTGACTAA